One segment of Leptodactylus fuscus isolate aLepFus1 chromosome 7, aLepFus1.hap2, whole genome shotgun sequence DNA contains the following:
- the JKAMP gene encoding JNK1/MAPK8-associated membrane protein isoform X2: MGMLPLILHWFFIEWYSGKKSSSAFFQHITALIECTVAALITLLVNEPVGYLHIRSCGVEKLSDWYTMLYNPSPDYVNTVHCTQEAVYPLYTIVFIYYAFCLVLMMLLRPLLIKKIACGLGKSDRFKSIYAALYFFPILTVIQAVGGGLLYYAFPYIILVLSLITLAVYMSASEIETFKDLLVRKKRLVVLFSHWLVHAYGIISISRMDKLERDLPLLALVPGPTLFYLLTAKFTDPSRIRLEEGSGH; encoded by the exons ATGGGCATGCTTCCACTCATACTACACTGGTTCTTTATTGAGTGGTATTCTGGTAAAAAGAG TTCCAGCGCATTTTTCCAGCACATCACGGCCTTGATTGAATGCACTGTAGCTGCCCTCATAACGTTACTTGTCAATGAACCGGTTGGATATCTACACATTCGCTCCTGTGGAGTGGAAAAACTTTCTGATTGGTACACAATGTTGTATAACCCCAGTCCGGACTATgtcaatactgtacactgtacacaAGAAGCCGTCTATCCTTT GTACACAATAGTCTTCATTTACTATGCATTCTGCTTGGTGTTGATGATGCTGCTCAGACCTCTCTTAATAAAGAAGATCGCCTGTGGGTTAGGGAAGTCGGACCGTTTCAAAAGTATCTACGCAGCGCTGTATTTTTTTCCAATCCTAACAGTGATACAGGCTGTAGGAGGTGGTTTACTGT ATTATGCCTTCCCGTATATCATCCTGGTGTTATCACTTATAACGCTGGCTGTGTATATGTCTGCATCAGAGATCGAG ACTTTTAAGGATCTTCTGGTGAGAAAGAAACGGCTGGTTGTTCTCTTCAGTCACTGGTTAGTCCATGCCTATGGGATTATCTCCATTTCTAGAATGGATAAACTAGAACGGGACTTGCCTCTCCTTGCATTGGTTCCAGGGCCAACACTCTTCTACCTGCTTACTGCCAAATTTACAGACCCATCAAGGATACGTCTGGAAGAAGGTAGCGGACATTAA
- the CCDC175 gene encoding coiled-coil domain-containing protein 175 — MSAALSVPDCEAVSVVLDHFMEVEKQIRHKDPALDEDFVQHLLAVADAVKELEDIRRNTRELLEVETIENSKLRYKVVHLPRIIMKEIEDAVTSAREAIAIERLQLENELKHFSQLLEETEKKQKDLEDMNVILSQQGEALWDKHQEAVDLLNQQMAGKAHQSILVNETHNKRKEAEEAVTEYQNRSEDLAEDMVIERQQFTEESERLTTKIAETKRKTEVQDARNTEKKIYLSQRRSVLYDLEEKINMEEENISSIKGKILLLQATHGRLTNKLVIQNKQSVETSNKIDILELRMANMKENFYNQSNSLQDEISKFDEQMSTAEMLHESLTNKHNDLKLKYQVASEEEDRQHAMKKDMAKQLEKSRSALEEKQEVLGNLKMELREMEADTEKLLDSMRISTEQLTTHVEEFRENLSNERQKRMKIQTEKDQLTKEMELWKLSAESNITNMKKRIQNGLSKKTFLTNEGSRLQGEIEKWDKEIRSINEEQAKASKEYSSQVQSLKDQIKMLEESIRNSNTSLEKEQEKLAQNIPIMDAAEDTYNTEHSNYEGLKKKASAMKSKQKSLEGSITKITKDIEASNKIKDTKKTSLKAIRKSAFEKLQSDLATLKQVDKEIYETNRRLELVIMENCRLKLKNTQYKEDICAIISESQKHLSVINHLDKDQASLLEHLHDGWNQDKFVCSDFSERDQEILDSIVELLRKISSREEKVGYLNNILHEKYTGLSSLLESKAGKKATVTFS; from the exons ATGAGTGCGGCTCTGTCAGTGCCGGACTGCGAGGCGGTGTCCGTGGTCTTGGATCATTTCATGGAAGTAG AGAAACAGATAAGACACAAAGATCCAGCATTAGATGAAGACTTTGTACAACACTTGTTGGCTGTGGCAGATGCTGTAAAAGAATTG GAAGACATAAGAAGGAATACACGGGAGCTTCTGGAAGTTGAGACCATAGAAAACAGCAAATTACGATACAAAGTTGTACATCTGCCAAGAATCATCATGAAAGAGATTGAAG ATGCAGTTACAAGTGCTCGTGAGGCCATTGCTATAGAGAGACTCCAGTTAGAAAATGAACTGAAACATTTCAGCCAGTTGCTGGAAGAGactgaaaagaaacaaaaagatCTAGAAGATATGAATGTAATTTTGAG TCAACAGGGGGAAGCATTATGGGACAAACATCAAGAAGCAGTTGATCTACTAAACCAGCAGATGGCAGGCAAAGCTCACCAGAGTATTCTTGTTAATGAGACCCATAACAAGCGTAAAGAAGCTGAAGAAGCGGTCACTGAATATCAGAACAGAAGTGAGGACCTAGCAGAGGATATGGTGATAGAAAGGCAGCAGTTCACTGAAGAGTCAGAAAGACTAACTACTAAG ATTGCAGAAACAAAAAGAAAGACTGAAGTACAAGATGCCAGAAATACGGAAAAGAAAATATATCTCAgtcagaggaggtcagtgctttATGATTTGGAAGAGAAAATTAACATGGAGGAAGAG AACATATCTTCTATAAAGGGCAAGATTTTACTTTTGCAAGCAACACATGGAAGACTAACAAACAAACTAGTCATACAAAATAAACAGTCAGTGGAAACCTCAAACAAAAT AGACATTCTAGAGCTTCGCATGGCAAATATGAAAGAGAATTTTTATAATCAAAGCAACTCTTTGCAGGATGAAATATCAAAG TTCGATGAGCAAATGAGCACTGCTGAAATGTTACACGAGTCCCTGACAAACAAGCATAATGATTTGAAGCTGAAATATCAAGTGGCCTCAGAGGAGGAAGACAGACAACATGCGATGAAGAAAGATATGGCTAAGCA acTTGAAAAATCAAGATCTGCTCTCGAAGAAAAACAGGAAGTTCTAGGAAATTTAAAAATGGAGCTGAGAGAAATGGAAGCTGATACTGAAAAGCTGTTGGATAGTATGAG AATTTCCACAGAGCAGCTCACCACTCACGTGGAGGAATTCAGGGAGAATCTTTCAAATGAACGTCAAAAAAG AATGAAAATCCAGACTGAAAAAGATCAATTAACAAAAGAAATGGAGCTTTGGAAACTGTCTGCGGAATCAAATATAACCAATATGAAGAAAAGAATTCAAAATGGACTGAGTAAAAAGACATTTTTAACAAATGAG GGCAGCCGTCTCCAGGGAGAAATTGAGAAATGGGACAAGGAGATCCGCAGCATAAATGAGGAACAGGCAAAAGCAAGCAAGGAATATTCTAGTCAAGTACAAAGTCTAAAGGATCAGATAAAAATGCTGGAG GAGAGTATAAGAAATTCCAATACAAGTCTAGAAAAAGAGCAAGAGAAACTGGCGCAGAACATTCCCATCATGGATGCTGCAGAAGACACATACAACACTGAGCACTCTAACTATGAAGGCCTTAAAAAGAAAGCTAGTG CCATGAAAAGCAAACAAAAATCCTTGGAGGGGTCCATTACCAAAATTACAAAGGATATTGAAGCCAGCAATAAGATAAAG GACACGAAGAAGACTTCTTTAAAAGCCATTAGGAAATCGGCTTTTGAAAAACTTCagagtgatcttgcaactttaaAGCAGGTTGACAAAGAAATCTATGAAACAAACAGAAGACTTGAGCTTGTCATCATGGAGAACTGTAGGCTGAAACTG aaaaacacacaatataaAGAAGATATCTGTGCCATCATAAGCGAATCACAGAAACACCTATCTGTTATAAATCACCTCGATAAAGACCAGGCATCTCTTCTAG AGCATCTACATGACGGTTGGAACCAAGACAAATTTGTCTGTAGT gacttttctgagcGAGACCAAGAGATTCTGGATTCTATTGTTGAGCTTTTAAGAAAGATTAGCAGCAGAGAAGAGAAGGTCGGATACCTGAACAATATACTACATGAGAAATATACTGGTCTTTCATCTCTGTTAGAAAGCAAAGCAG GAAAAAAGGCAACAGTTACTTTCAGCTGA
- the JKAMP gene encoding JNK1/MAPK8-associated membrane protein isoform X1, with amino-acid sequence MAVDIGKTCIGLYCGKPVLFSNGSNETFGECGACPRGQRTDSNSICRQCIESPELYDWLYLGFMGMLPLILHWFFIEWYSGKKSSSAFFQHITALIECTVAALITLLVNEPVGYLHIRSCGVEKLSDWYTMLYNPSPDYVNTVHCTQEAVYPLYTIVFIYYAFCLVLMMLLRPLLIKKIACGLGKSDRFKSIYAALYFFPILTVIQAVGGGLLYYAFPYIILVLSLITLAVYMSASEIETFKDLLVRKKRLVVLFSHWLVHAYGIISISRMDKLERDLPLLALVPGPTLFYLLTAKFTDPSRIRLEEGSGH; translated from the exons CTGTGGATATAGGAAAAACATGTATTGGCCTTTACTGTGGTAAACCGGTTCTTTTCTCAAATGGGTCAAATGAAACCTTTGGAGAATGTGGG GCCTGCCCTCGAGGTCAGCGGACTGATTCTAACAGCATCTGTCGCCAGTGTATAGAGTCTCCTGAACTTTATGACTGGCTGTATTTAGGATTTATGGGCATGCTTCCACTCATACTACACTGGTTCTTTATTGAGTGGTATTCTGGTAAAAAGAG TTCCAGCGCATTTTTCCAGCACATCACGGCCTTGATTGAATGCACTGTAGCTGCCCTCATAACGTTACTTGTCAATGAACCGGTTGGATATCTACACATTCGCTCCTGTGGAGTGGAAAAACTTTCTGATTGGTACACAATGTTGTATAACCCCAGTCCGGACTATgtcaatactgtacactgtacacaAGAAGCCGTCTATCCTTT GTACACAATAGTCTTCATTTACTATGCATTCTGCTTGGTGTTGATGATGCTGCTCAGACCTCTCTTAATAAAGAAGATCGCCTGTGGGTTAGGGAAGTCGGACCGTTTCAAAAGTATCTACGCAGCGCTGTATTTTTTTCCAATCCTAACAGTGATACAGGCTGTAGGAGGTGGTTTACTGT ATTATGCCTTCCCGTATATCATCCTGGTGTTATCACTTATAACGCTGGCTGTGTATATGTCTGCATCAGAGATCGAG ACTTTTAAGGATCTTCTGGTGAGAAAGAAACGGCTGGTTGTTCTCTTCAGTCACTGGTTAGTCCATGCCTATGGGATTATCTCCATTTCTAGAATGGATAAACTAGAACGGGACTTGCCTCTCCTTGCATTGGTTCCAGGGCCAACACTCTTCTACCTGCTTACTGCCAAATTTACAGACCCATCAAGGATACGTCTGGAAGAAGGTAGCGGACATTAA